The Chryseobacterium aureum genome contains a region encoding:
- a CDS encoding surface-adhesin E family protein, which translates to MRKILILFTIVLSAYLHSQQNVFQYATTDKKGVDYYYKLEGNNLYGISQKVWIKYTAESKQVKNKKGKLISSGGGKVLTLFDISCQNNTYQILNTIKYNKHGEVIWSNNIPSSIENVVPDSLMEGIYETICSKE; encoded by the coding sequence ATGAGAAAAATATTAATACTATTCACCATAGTACTTTCAGCATATCTTCACTCTCAACAGAATGTATTCCAATATGCCACAACAGACAAAAAAGGAGTTGATTACTACTATAAACTGGAAGGAAACAATCTGTATGGAATATCACAAAAGGTATGGATAAAATACACCGCTGAATCTAAGCAAGTCAAAAACAAAAAAGGTAAATTAATTAGCTCTGGAGGAGGTAAAGTATTAACATTGTTTGACATATCATGTCAAAACAATACTTATCAAATTCTAAATACAATCAAATACAATAAACATGGTGAAGTAATATGGTCTAATAACATACCCTCATCAATTGAGAATGTAGTTCCAGATTCACTTATGGAGGGGATCTATGAAACTATTTGTTCAAAGGAATAA
- a CDS encoding LlaJI family restriction endonuclease yields the protein MNSPIIYIEQKLYPKSELLISFSQEELSGLVLKGIVEQSNNYYKFTFVGVVTVKSIAFAVIPKIYTEELKEFALLTIKTLKRYTKTNRQLFDGVDFFNIEPDNPECSELAIAEFLLEDFQSNGIYAYKDRLYEINGNGDIHWVHTVNDIDPIYSSGQPIYTDTINHTIIEDTLNLTASIQKWSLNYVSNKYSELLGVDIINFDFDYEDNLSEIGSPEQLINHLQKLLQVVYTDREIYLIKSLIFLVRNKIGAIENEISFYGTKAYSNIWEDICKQIWKYKHSNDSYFPKPKWNILGNIYESKSVLIPDIIVHDNEENTYLFDAKYYSLKFKNGLSGEPGYKDILKQFQYQHHIESKKGKMIGNFFLFPVKDEDFIELKIIEHSTIISDMILIGNIKYELYPNKKIRILICPFKEWQQMYLENKSLDVISLKDLIC from the coding sequence TTGAATAGTCCTATAATATATATTGAACAAAAGCTATATCCTAAGTCTGAGTTATTGATCTCTTTTTCACAAGAGGAGTTATCAGGATTAGTTTTAAAAGGTATAGTTGAGCAAAGTAATAACTATTACAAGTTTACTTTTGTTGGGGTTGTAACTGTAAAAAGTATTGCTTTTGCGGTCATACCCAAAATATATACAGAAGAGCTAAAAGAATTTGCATTACTAACAATTAAAACTTTAAAAAGGTATACAAAAACTAATAGGCAGTTATTTGATGGGGTTGATTTTTTCAACATAGAGCCTGATAATCCCGAATGTTCTGAATTAGCAATTGCAGAATTCTTATTAGAAGACTTTCAAAGTAATGGAATATACGCCTATAAAGACAGACTCTACGAAATAAATGGAAATGGAGATATTCACTGGGTTCATACAGTTAATGATATAGACCCAATTTATTCTTCTGGTCAGCCAATTTATACAGATACAATAAATCACACCATAATTGAAGATACACTCAATCTAACAGCATCTATTCAAAAGTGGAGTTTAAACTATGTCTCAAATAAATATTCAGAGCTACTGGGTGTAGATATTATAAACTTTGATTTTGATTATGAAGATAACTTAAGTGAAATAGGCTCTCCAGAACAACTAATAAATCATCTTCAAAAGCTACTACAAGTTGTTTATACAGATAGAGAAATATATTTGATAAAATCACTAATCTTTCTAGTTAGGAATAAAATTGGAGCTATAGAAAATGAGATTTCTTTCTATGGCACAAAAGCATATTCAAATATTTGGGAAGACATATGTAAACAGATATGGAAATATAAGCATTCTAATGATTCATATTTTCCAAAACCAAAATGGAATATTTTAGGAAATATTTATGAATCTAAAAGTGTATTAATACCTGATATTATTGTACATGATAATGAAGAAAATACTTATTTATTTGATGCAAAATATTACAGCTTAAAATTTAAAAATGGTCTATCTGGAGAGCCAGGGTATAAGGACATCTTAAAACAGTTTCAATATCAACATCATATAGAAAGTAAAAAAGGAAAGATGATTGGAAATTTTTTTCTTTTCCCTGTGAAAGATGAAGATTTTATAGAACTAAAAATAATAGAACATTCTACTATAATAAGTGATATGATACTGATTGGAAATATTAAATACGAATTATATCCTAATAAAAAAATAAGAATTCTTATATGTCCATTTAAGGAGTGGCAGCAAATGTATTTGGAAAATAAAAGTTTAGATGTTATAAGTTTAAAAGATTTAATTTGCTAA
- the dcm gene encoding DNA (cytosine-5-)-methyltransferase, with translation MNKKFTAGSLYAGVGGICLGFKRSKFDILWANEYDKNACITYRENFSHKLYENDIISFNIHKLKKVDVLTAGFPCQPFSVAGYRKGFTDDRGNHFFRIMEIVDLIRPKVVFLENVKNLVGHDHGNTFKVIKESLEDRGYTFDAKVLNTKDYGDIPHNRERIFMVCFDKNILQFPDEFKFEFPKKDPLKRKIKDLIIHEQVDGKFYYGKDKYMYHMLEETMAKEDTIYQFRRQYVRENKSNVCPTLTANMGTGGHNVPMIKTGFGFRKLTPRECFRFQGFPDDFKLPEIANSHLYKQAGNSVSVPVIQRLAEKIFDVLELNSL, from the coding sequence ATGAATAAAAAATTCACAGCAGGGAGTTTATATGCTGGTGTAGGAGGAATTTGTTTAGGATTTAAAAGATCAAAATTTGACATTTTATGGGCAAATGAGTATGATAAAAATGCATGTATTACATACAGAGAAAATTTTTCTCATAAACTTTATGAGAATGACATTATATCATTTAATATTCATAAGTTAAAAAAAGTTGATGTTCTGACTGCTGGATTTCCTTGTCAGCCATTTTCAGTGGCAGGTTATAGAAAAGGCTTTACAGATGATAGAGGAAATCATTTTTTTCGAATAATGGAGATTGTTGACTTAATCAGACCCAAAGTAGTATTCTTAGAAAATGTAAAAAACTTAGTAGGTCATGACCATGGTAATACATTCAAAGTTATAAAAGAGAGCTTGGAAGATAGAGGGTATACCTTTGATGCAAAAGTTTTAAATACTAAAGATTATGGAGATATACCGCATAATAGAGAGAGAATCTTCATGGTTTGTTTTGATAAGAATATCTTGCAGTTTCCAGATGAGTTTAAGTTTGAGTTTCCTAAAAAAGATCCTTTAAAAAGAAAAATAAAAGATCTTATCATCCATGAGCAAGTTGATGGTAAATTTTATTATGGAAAAGATAAATATATGTATCATATGTTAGAGGAAACCATGGCAAAAGAAGATACAATCTATCAATTCAGGAGACAGTATGTAAGAGAAAATAAATCTAATGTTTGCCCAACACTAACTGCAAATATGGGCACAGGGGGACATAATGTTCCGATGATTAAAACAGGATTTGGATTTAGAAAACTAACTCCAAGAGAATGTTTTAGATTTCAAGGTTTTCCAGATGACTTTAAACTTCCTGAGATTGCAAATTCACATTTATACAAACAGGCAGGTAATTCAGTAAGTGTTCCTGTAATTCAAAGGCTTGCAGAAAAGATTTTTGATGTTCTTGAATTAAACTCCCTTTAA
- a CDS encoding very short patch repair endonuclease, translated as MDNLTPEQRRKNMQAIKSTETKEEVLLAKALWRLGYRYRKNSKKIFGKPDISFSKYKIAIFVDGEFFHGKDWENQKNRIKTNRDYWIPKIERNIQRDKKVTEYLLSNNWKVIRFWSKEVKKNLSSCLELIQQEISAIKNT; from the coding sequence ATGGATAATTTAACCCCAGAACAACGAAGGAAAAATATGCAGGCAATCAAAAGTACTGAAACTAAAGAAGAAGTACTGTTGGCTAAAGCATTATGGAGATTGGGATATAGATATAGAAAAAACAGTAAAAAAATATTTGGAAAGCCTGATATAAGCTTTTCAAAATATAAAATAGCTATATTCGTAGATGGTGAATTTTTTCATGGGAAAGACTGGGAAAACCAAAAGAATAGAATAAAAACTAATAGAGATTATTGGATTCCAAAAATTGAGAGAAATATACAGAGAGATAAAAAGGTTACTGAATATCTGCTGTCAAATAATTGGAAAGTGATAAGGTTTTGGAGTAAGGAAGTTAAAAAAAATCTTTCTTCCTGCTTAGAATTAATTCAACAAGAGATCTCAGCTATAAAGAATACTTAA
- a CDS encoding mismatch-specific DNA-glycosylase, with amino-acid sequence MLKDVLQCNLDVVFCGTAKGTLSVMKGFYYAAKGNQFYHILHKAGFTSNLLIPAECYKINQYSIGLIDLVHNQHGNDNEIDETNYDVDTFSNKIKIFKPKIVAFNGKKAAAFALGYQGKTKHVNYGEQNQMIGESKLFVLPSTSGSARRFWDESHWFELKKCYG; translated from the coding sequence ATGTTAAAAGATGTTCTTCAGTGTAATTTAGATGTAGTATTTTGTGGTACAGCCAAAGGCACATTATCTGTTATGAAGGGATTTTATTATGCAGCTAAAGGAAATCAATTTTACCATATTTTACATAAAGCAGGATTTACTTCAAATCTTTTAATACCTGCAGAGTGTTACAAAATAAATCAGTACAGTATAGGTTTAATAGACTTGGTGCACAACCAGCATGGAAATGATAATGAAATAGATGAAACAAATTATGATGTAGATACTTTTAGTAATAAAATAAAAATTTTCAAGCCAAAAATTGTTGCATTCAATGGTAAAAAAGCAGCCGCATTTGCTTTAGGGTACCAAGGGAAAACTAAACATGTAAATTATGGAGAACAAAATCAAATGATAGGTGAGAGTAAACTTTTTGTATTGCCCTCCACTTCTGGAAGTGCAAGAAGATTTTGGGATGAAAGTCATTGGTTTGAATTAAAAAAGTGTTACGGATAG
- a CDS encoding AAA family ATPase has protein sequence MTQGEQKKEMADFLAAEKKTTDIYSNEEDTYVIRYSRIHKKNNNYWFTINNENIASYTEHNVTAFIFFGPKGFYNIPRAIINDLINGFNEVPKEGKYHFYIILNSNILKSTENNSFDVSQYFNELPPALKTHYEMHAILDPMSISYYSFKTSIRSIEIASPDGQSEFVFDSIYQYENDTKTGDIVFFNQHGDNPSWDFGLSAICIITKGPYDKGYDPNPKRGRYFKVDLKPLLVLPKVLSRDQFIGYFNVYNIPYIGPMVKNEQNQANGKMTVKQARNLIGILLDIFPEIEEDVVTIFGEDFPITNLKAFEKSSEDLNIISNMDIDFNSNLIPEEYPKNLILYGAPGTGKSYEMNKRANELFPNELLYKRVTFHSSYSYRNFVGSYKPKPLYKETEVKIFNSDRVTINEHKVEPVIEYTFEPGPFLILYERAVKNPDHNFLLLIEELNRANTTAVFGELFQLLDRNDNGESEYPITLESSIYDYLKGRNISNTEIKIPSNLYIWATMNNADQGVLPLDTAFKRRWSFEHLGINKSENQIDDININMPFLDKSLKWNIFRKAINRKLLDLGIHEDKLIGPFFLNVKEITNQDSVKNKLLLYLKEDVLRYKAGIFKSSLKTFSEIAEEYDKGNDVFDENLAFE, from the coding sequence ATGACACAAGGAGAGCAAAAAAAAGAAATGGCAGATTTCTTAGCTGCTGAAAAGAAAACAACTGATATATATTCAAATGAAGAAGATACATATGTAATAAGATATTCACGTATTCATAAAAAGAATAATAACTATTGGTTTACAATAAATAATGAAAATATAGCTTCATATACTGAACATAATGTGACAGCTTTTATTTTTTTTGGTCCTAAAGGGTTTTATAATATTCCAAGAGCTATCATTAATGATTTAATTAATGGATTTAATGAAGTTCCAAAGGAAGGAAAATATCATTTTTATATTATTTTGAATAGTAATATTTTAAAAAGCACTGAAAATAATTCTTTTGATGTAAGTCAATATTTTAATGAACTCCCCCCTGCATTAAAAACACATTATGAAATGCATGCTATATTAGATCCCATGTCTATAAGTTATTATTCATTTAAAACTTCTATTAGGTCAATTGAGATAGCTAGCCCAGATGGACAATCAGAATTTGTTTTTGACAGCATTTATCAATATGAAAATGATACTAAAACGGGTGATATTGTTTTTTTTAATCAACATGGTGATAATCCCAGTTGGGATTTTGGATTAAGTGCTATATGTATCATTACAAAAGGTCCCTACGATAAAGGATATGATCCAAATCCCAAGCGGGGAAGATATTTCAAAGTTGACTTAAAACCTCTGCTAGTTTTACCTAAAGTTCTTTCTAGAGATCAATTCATTGGCTATTTTAATGTTTATAATATTCCATATATAGGACCTATGGTGAAGAATGAACAGAATCAGGCTAATGGGAAAATGACAGTAAAACAAGCTCGAAATTTGATTGGTATTTTGCTTGATATCTTTCCAGAGATTGAAGAAGATGTAGTTACAATATTTGGCGAGGATTTTCCCATTACCAATTTAAAAGCCTTTGAAAAGAGCAGTGAAGATTTAAATATAATTTCAAATATGGATATAGATTTTAACAGTAATCTTATACCAGAGGAGTATCCTAAAAACTTAATATTATATGGAGCTCCAGGAACAGGCAAAAGCTATGAAATGAACAAAAGAGCTAATGAACTTTTCCCTAATGAACTTTTATATAAAAGAGTTACATTTCATTCTAGTTATTCATATAGAAATTTTGTTGGATCATATAAACCAAAACCATTATACAAAGAAACTGAAGTAAAAATATTCAATTCTGATAGAGTTACAATTAATGAACACAAGGTTGAGCCTGTAATTGAATATACTTTTGAACCTGGTCCTTTTTTAATACTATATGAGAGAGCAGTCAAAAATCCAGATCACAACTTTTTATTACTGATAGAAGAGTTGAATAGAGCTAATACTACAGCTGTTTTTGGGGAGCTGTTTCAACTACTTGATAGAAATGATAATGGAGAAAGTGAATACCCAATAACTTTGGAGTCTTCAATATATGACTATTTAAAGGGAAGAAATATTTCTAATACTGAAATTAAAATCCCATCTAACTTGTATATATGGGCAACCATGAATAATGCTGACCAAGGTGTACTGCCTCTTGATACAGCTTTTAAAAGACGCTGGAGTTTCGAACATCTGGGGATAAATAAAAGTGAAAACCAAATAGATGATATTAATATCAATATGCCTTTTTTAGATAAGTCATTAAAGTGGAATATTTTTCGAAAAGCTATAAACAGAAAGCTTCTTGATCTTGGGATTCACGAAGATAAACTTATAGGGCCTTTCTTTTTAAATGTAAAAGAAATTACAAATCAGGATTCTGTTAAAAACAAACTTCTTTTATATCTAAAGGAAGATGTATTGAGATATAAAGCAGGAATATTTAAAAGTTCTTTGAAGACTTTCTCAGAAATAGCAGAAGAGTATGATAAAGGAAACGATGTGTTTGATGAAAATTTAGCTTTTGAATAG
- a CDS encoding phospholipase D-like domain-containing protein, whose product MFLNVQTQQKIKEYQEKLKAIGALSKLFSESDKPYIQYRAAENIFCDVFGAENLARADGAYDAVIDNCGIGIKTFVLSGASKIEKIAEFNSDSSMLRTLRGRDLANKLADLRNERILLADRAYNIDKRVYHILGRDKGVIKIFEDNYELIDKESIEIISDTAVTLKFKDAFNEYTFNHSKSVLMKRFIVPDNCQTVEVEILNDPLALLINATTNPSVQIENINTYIEPTNQIAQNELTPGEDYIILPLYSAKRKASGHSDIVPEKSQLNQWNAGGRARDFGEVYIPIPTDIKHVAPDFLPPRETPFTLVIPSGEELSAKVCQANDKALMTNPNNALSDWMLRDILNLEQGELLTYDKLIEIGYDSVKITKAPDNKFYIDFTKLDEYETFLETIS is encoded by the coding sequence ATGTTTTTAAATGTACAAACACAGCAAAAGATTAAAGAATATCAGGAGAAATTAAAAGCTATAGGAGCTTTATCTAAACTCTTCAGTGAATCTGACAAGCCTTATATTCAATACAGAGCAGCAGAGAATATATTTTGTGATGTTTTTGGTGCTGAAAATCTTGCTAGAGCTGATGGAGCATATGATGCAGTAATAGACAATTGTGGGATTGGTATTAAAACCTTTGTACTAAGTGGTGCTTCAAAGATTGAAAAGATTGCTGAGTTTAATTCAGACAGTTCAATGCTAAGAACACTCCGCGGACGTGATCTTGCAAATAAATTAGCTGATTTGAGAAACGAAAGAATTTTATTAGCAGATAGAGCTTATAATATTGATAAAAGAGTTTACCACATTCTTGGAAGAGATAAAGGTGTAATAAAAATCTTTGAAGATAACTATGAACTAATCGATAAAGAATCTATAGAAATAATTTCTGATACTGCTGTAACTCTAAAGTTTAAGGATGCTTTTAATGAATATACTTTTAACCACTCTAAAAGTGTATTAATGAAAAGATTTATAGTTCCTGATAACTGCCAAACTGTAGAAGTTGAGATCCTTAATGATCCTCTTGCTCTATTGATAAATGCAACTACTAATCCAAGTGTTCAAATTGAAAATATCAATACTTATATAGAACCAACTAATCAAATTGCCCAAAATGAATTAACTCCCGGAGAAGATTATATAATACTTCCTTTATATTCTGCAAAAAGAAAAGCTTCAGGGCATAGTGATATAGTTCCTGAAAAAAGCCAGTTAAATCAATGGAATGCAGGTGGAAGAGCAAGAGATTTTGGAGAAGTATACATTCCTATACCTACAGATATTAAACATGTTGCACCAGATTTTCTCCCACCAAGGGAAACTCCTTTCACATTGGTAATACCTAGTGGCGAAGAGCTTTCTGCAAAAGTTTGTCAAGCTAATGATAAGGCTTTAATGACTAATCCAAATAATGCACTGTCAGACTGGATGCTGAGAGATATTTTGAATTTAGAGCAAGGAGAATTGCTTACTTATGATAAACTTATTGAAATTGGTTACGATAGTGTTAAGATAACAAAAGCACCTGATAATAAATTTTATATTGATTTCACAAAGTTAGATGAGTACGAAACATTCTTAGAAACAATTTCATAA
- a CDS encoding helix-turn-helix domain-containing protein, translating into MEKSEILKLIGKRIKELRIQKGISQADLVGRMEGNIDPTNISRIEAGRTNPTVITLYRIAEALEVDIKALLDVQD; encoded by the coding sequence TTGGAAAAATCAGAAATATTAAAATTAATTGGTAAAAGAATTAAAGAGTTGAGAATACAGAAAGGTATCTCTCAAGCTGATTTAGTGGGAAGAATGGAAGGAAATATTGACCCAACTAATATATCAAGAATTGAAGCAGGAAGGACTAATCCTACAGTTATTACTCTTTACAGAATTGCAGAAGCCTTAGAGGTTGATATCAAAGCATTGCTTGATGTTCAGGACTAG
- a CDS encoding IS3 family transposase (programmed frameshift), producing MKQGRKIYDPAFKKQAVQLSYERSNISELARELGIEVTMLYKWRKDYQEFGEKSFPGKGNLKQTPEQEKIHELEKRLRDAELERDILKKGNRHFFQERSMKYEFIKNHESLFPIEKMCSVLKVSYSSYYKWKARPLSNRERRKREIKKQITSIYFASKQRYGSPRITVELDSSGFKTSRITVAKYMKELGLRSKLSRKFRVTTDSKHNYLIAENILNRNFLVGSPSQAWVSDITYLQTKDGFLYLTAIIDLFDRKVIGWSLSTGMSTTETSLAAWKMAVKNRKADSKLIFHSDRGVQYASKKFTNTLAFYGVKRSMSRKGNCWDNAVAESFFKSLKTELIYGNKLITREQMELEIFEYIEIWYNKKRRHSTLNYQTIEEFNNQNKIYKNVA from the exons ATGAAACAAGGGCGAAAAATCTATGATCCGGCTTTTAAAAAACAAGCAGTTCAATTGAGCTATGAGCGATCTAATATTTCGGAACTGGCAAGAGAGCTGGGTATTGAAGTAACGATGCTTTACAAATGGAGAAAAGATTATCAGGAATTCGGAGAAAAGAGTTTTCCTGGGAAGGGTAATCTCAAACAAACTCCAGAGCAGGAAAAAATTCATGAATTAGAAAAAAGACTTAGAGATGCAGAGCTTGAGCGTGATATATTAAAAAAAG GCAATCGCCATTTTTTCCAAGAGCGGTCGATGAAATACGAGTTCATTAAGAATCATGAATCTTTATTTCCGATTGAAAAAATGTGCAGTGTTTTAAAAGTAAGCTACAGTAGTTATTATAAATGGAAAGCAAGACCTCTTTCTAATAGAGAGAGACGAAAAAGAGAGATAAAAAAACAAATAACATCTATTTATTTTGCATCAAAGCAACGCTATGGAAGTCCCAGAATTACTGTAGAATTAGACTCATCAGGTTTTAAGACCTCCAGAATAACGGTTGCAAAATATATGAAAGAGCTTGGTTTAAGAAGTAAATTAAGCAGAAAATTTAGAGTAACAACAGATTCAAAACACAATTATTTGATTGCAGAGAACATCCTGAATAGAAACTTTTTGGTTGGCAGTCCATCCCAAGCTTGGGTCTCTGACATCACTTATCTCCAAACCAAAGATGGATTTTTATACCTGACAGCAATTATAGATTTGTTTGATCGAAAAGTAATTGGTTGGAGCTTAAGTACTGGGATGAGTACCACGGAGACAAGTTTAGCTGCCTGGAAAATGGCTGTCAAAAATAGAAAAGCGGACAGTAAATTAATTTTTCACTCAGACAGAGGTGTTCAGTATGCAAGTAAAAAATTCACAAATACTCTTGCTTTTTATGGAGTAAAAAGGAGTATGAGCAGAAAAGGGAATTGTTGGGATAACGCAGTGGCTGAAAGCTTCTTCAAGTCATTGAAAACAGAACTAATTTACGGAAACAAGCTTATCACAAGAGAACAGATGGAACTTGAAATTTTTGAATATATTGAAATATGGTACAATAAAAAAAGAAGGCACAGTACCCTGAATTATCAAACAATAGAAGAATTTAACAATCAAAATAAAATTTACAAAAATGTAGCTTAA
- a CDS encoding JAB domain-containing protein produces the protein MRTNTKVAELLVSYSAHIVSEQKISNSRETYSLIINHWNLDTIEMLEEVKILLLNRSNKVLGVYDLSKGGMSSSIIDVKIVLSIALKSLASGIIISHNHPSGNLSPSKADTDITEKLKSACNLMDITVLDHLIISKDNYYSFADDGVL, from the coding sequence ATGAGAACAAATACAAAAGTTGCAGAATTACTTGTTTCTTACTCTGCACATATAGTGTCTGAACAAAAAATAAGTAATAGCAGAGAAACTTACAGCCTTATAATCAACCACTGGAATCTAGACACAATAGAAATGTTGGAAGAAGTAAAGATATTGCTACTCAATAGATCTAATAAGGTTCTGGGAGTTTATGATTTATCAAAAGGAGGAATGTCATCTAGCATCATAGATGTTAAAATAGTCCTTTCAATAGCTCTTAAAAGTCTTGCTAGTGGAATTATTATTTCCCACAATCATCCAAGTGGAAACCTCAGCCCTAGTAAAGCAGATACTGATATTACTGAAAAATTGAAATCTGCCTGTAATTTAATGGATATAACAGTATTGGATCACTTAATTATTTCAAAGGATAATTATTACAGTTTTGCAGATGATGGAGTTTTATAA
- a CDS encoding DUF3871 family protein: MDTQSFSKIPNIIEVSVRPQETPVNLKIRSVSNITSVEKKSIRDIFLDDNESFEDAEIFYPSKMNEEPKPEAKNVVQAFLMPDSQEHNYNYTSAKLDKSGENQHKPFIVANTSEATLQHLQNDCIIPVFSKDNEKTVAHQEFIEVVLSGVNKIFPHHSLSEPEIRVSHQIKGRIPSAIHKPVKELLEHEKTIYYERMAFIVKVPTITDIVNGNELSLTIGGVRSYNLENLYNKKSLEKFKLFIGFQNQVCMNLCVSSDGFVEDMRVGSANDLYSKALEMMQNYNAELHLMEMKELSQDFLSEHQFAQLVGRSRLYQHLPKSEKQNIPLLNFNDTHINTMAKDYYEDQNFCRNQDGNINLWDVYNLFTQANKSSYIDTFLDRNLNAFEFSKGIQKTLNGSSDYHWFLS; the protein is encoded by the coding sequence ATGGACACTCAAAGTTTCAGTAAAATTCCTAACATTATAGAAGTAAGTGTAAGACCACAAGAAACCCCTGTAAATCTAAAGATCAGAAGTGTAAGCAATATTACTTCTGTAGAAAAGAAATCAATTAGAGATATTTTCCTAGATGATAATGAGAGTTTTGAAGATGCAGAAATATTTTATCCAAGTAAGATGAATGAAGAACCTAAGCCTGAAGCTAAAAATGTAGTTCAGGCTTTTTTAATGCCTGATTCTCAGGAACATAATTATAATTACACCTCTGCTAAACTAGATAAAAGTGGAGAAAATCAGCATAAACCTTTTATTGTTGCTAACACATCAGAAGCTACATTGCAGCATCTACAAAATGATTGTATCATTCCAGTTTTCAGTAAAGACAATGAGAAAACTGTAGCACATCAAGAATTCATTGAAGTTGTATTAAGTGGTGTAAATAAAATCTTTCCACATCATAGTCTTTCAGAGCCTGAAATTAGGGTTTCTCATCAAATTAAAGGCAGAATTCCTTCAGCTATTCATAAGCCTGTAAAGGAGCTGTTAGAGCATGAAAAAACCATTTATTATGAAAGAATGGCATTCATTGTAAAAGTTCCCACCATTACAGATATTGTGAATGGAAATGAGCTTTCTCTTACTATTGGAGGAGTACGCAGTTATAATTTGGAAAATCTTTACAATAAAAAGTCTTTGGAAAAGTTCAAACTGTTCATAGGTTTTCAAAATCAAGTTTGTATGAATCTCTGTGTGAGTAGTGATGGCTTTGTTGAAGATATGAGAGTAGGAAGTGCAAATGATTTGTATTCAAAGGCTTTAGAAATGATGCAAAATTATAATGCAGAGCTACACCTAATGGAAATGAAAGAACTTTCACAAGATTTCCTTTCAGAACATCAATTTGCTCAGCTAGTAGGTAGAAGTAGATTGTATCAACATTTACCTAAGTCTGAGAAGCAGAATATTCCCTTATTGAACTTTAATGACACCCATATCAACACTATGGCTAAGGATTATTATGAAGACCAAAATTTCTGTAGAAATCAGGATGGTAATATTAATCTTTGGGATGTTTATAACCTCTTTACACAGGCAAATAAGAGTAGTTACATAGATACTTTCCTTGATAGGAACTTGAATGCTTTTGAATTTTCAAAAGGTATTCAGAAAACACTCAATGGTAGTTCTGATTATCATTGGTTTTTGAGTTAA